From a single Merismopedia glauca CCAP 1448/3 genomic region:
- a CDS encoding Dps family protein: MHTTNTKIKVDIGIEEQERQKIAQGLSRLLADTYTLYLKTHNFHWNVTGPMFRTLHLMFEQQYNELALAVDLIAERIRTLGFPAPGTYSDYAKLSSITETLGVPKAEDMIRLLVEGQEAVVRTARSVFPITEKVNDEPTADLLTQRMQVHEKTAWMLRSLLEG, translated from the coding sequence ATGCATACCACTAACACTAAAATTAAAGTTGACATTGGGATCGAAGAGCAAGAGCGCCAAAAAATTGCACAAGGGCTTTCTCGTCTCCTAGCTGATACTTATACTCTGTACTTGAAAACCCACAATTTCCACTGGAATGTCACAGGACCAATGTTCCGAACATTACATCTAATGTTTGAGCAGCAGTATAACGAGTTAGCCTTAGCCGTCGATTTGATCGCAGAACGGATTAGAACTCTAGGATTTCCCGCCCCTGGAACCTATAGCGATTATGCTAAGTTAAGCTCAATTACCGAAACTCTAGGCGTTCCTAAAGCTGAAGATATGATTCGCCTGTTAGTTGAAGGTCAAGAAGCAGTAGTTAGAACGGCTAGATCGGTCTTTCCCATTACCGAAAAAGTCAATGATGAGCCAACAGCCGATTTACTGACTCAAAGAATGCAGGTACATGAAAAGACGGCTTGGATGCTCAGAAGTTTGCTCGAAGGTTAA
- a CDS encoding VOC family protein produces the protein MAISCKDPIATEKFYTKYFGFQRARVAPLGDQQIVFLRLGDMYLELFQANGDSSNLPATNDGPVYPAWRHLGFQVNDVDAKLAEMGKDAQITLGPLNFDNFIPGWRTVWIADPNGNIVEISQGYVDQENPPPLIET, from the coding sequence ATGGCAATAAGCTGTAAAGACCCGATTGCTACTGAAAAGTTCTACACCAAATATTTTGGCTTCCAACGAGCGCGAGTTGCGCCACTTGGCGATCAGCAAATCGTCTTTCTGAGGTTGGGTGATATGTATCTTGAGCTTTTCCAAGCCAATGGAGATTCTTCAAATCTTCCAGCTACTAACGATGGACCCGTTTACCCAGCTTGGCGTCATCTGGGTTTTCAAGTTAATGATGTTGACGCTAAACTAGCAGAAATGGGTAAAGATGCCCAAATTACTCTCGGTCCACTCAATTTTGATAATTTTATTCCAGGATGGCGTACAGTTTGGATAGCAGATCCTAATGGCAATATTGTTGAGATCAGCCAGGGTTATGTCGATCAAGAGAATCCACCTCCCTTAATCGAAACATAA
- a CDS encoding nuclear transport factor 2 family protein, translated as METPLEQLALSPMSKLYQEHIGFIKAKNVDGLLNQYTEDLLLISTLTENRQPLYIQGRKALQEFFESRIFSLEDINITLKQWAETENTLMIVEEIETTGVNGEVGKVEFYDNWFLPNGKIAIHFAGVIRYPDGTYADASTAKIEVPSSPLGKLYQEHIGFIKAKNIDGLLNQYTEDLLLISTLTENRKPVYIKGRKALKEFFESRIFSLEDLHVEIAQWAETENTLMIVEKVKTKSVNGDLGELSFYDNWVLQNGKIATHFAGVVRYPDGSYQ; from the coding sequence ATGGAAACTCCTTTAGAACAATTGGCGCTCTCTCCGATGAGCAAACTTTATCAAGAGCATATCGGTTTCATCAAAGCCAAAAATGTCGATGGCTTACTCAATCAATACACTGAAGATCTGCTCCTAATTAGCACTTTAACCGAGAATCGTCAGCCCCTCTACATTCAAGGTAGAAAAGCACTCCAAGAATTTTTTGAAAGTCGCATTTTCAGTCTCGAAGATATCAACATTACTCTGAAGCAGTGGGCTGAAACAGAAAACACCCTGATGATAGTAGAAGAGATCGAAACTACAGGGGTTAACGGCGAGGTTGGCAAAGTTGAATTCTACGATAATTGGTTTCTACCAAATGGAAAAATTGCGATCCATTTTGCTGGAGTAATTCGCTATCCAGATGGCACTTATGCAGATGCTTCAACAGCTAAAATAGAAGTGCCAAGTTCACCTTTAGGCAAACTTTATCAAGAACATATCGGCTTTATCAAAGCTAAGAATATTGATGGTTTACTCAATCAATATACTGAAGATTTGTTGCTAATTAGTACTTTAACTGAAAATCGAAAACCCGTCTACATCAAAGGTAGAAAAGCACTCAAAGAATTCTTTGAAAGTCGCATTTTTAGCCTAGAGGATTTACACGTCGAAATTGCTCAATGGGCTGAGACAGAGAACACATTGATGATCGTAGAAAAGGTCAAAACTAAAAGTGTCAACGGCGATCTTGGGGAACTCAGCTTCTACGATAACTGGGTTTTGCAAAATGGAAAAATTGCCACTCATTTCGCTGGTGTAGTTCGCTACCCAGATGGATCGTACCAGTAA
- a CDS encoding nuclear transport factor 2 family protein produces the protein MTTAIASPSRKFFDAHLEAIAAGKIDEMVDRDYAEDAVITTFFNGFPDRPAPFTIKGRQEIKKFFHKYMSVIGNIDVKTLDFTETETSIFFQATFTSNLGLATVGDAWYMQNGKIAHHFGFWV, from the coding sequence ATGACAACAGCAATAGCTTCACCTAGTCGGAAATTTTTTGATGCTCATTTAGAGGCGATCGCCGCAGGTAAAATAGATGAGATGGTAGATCGAGATTATGCGGAAGATGCAGTTATAACTACCTTTTTTAACGGTTTTCCAGATCGACCTGCACCTTTTACGATTAAAGGTCGCCAAGAGATCAAAAAGTTTTTCCATAAGTACATGAGTGTCATTGGCAATATTGATGTCAAGACACTCGATTTTACGGAAACTGAAACCTCCATTTTCTTTCAAGCAACATTCACTAGCAATCTTGGTCTAGCAACAGTTGGAGATGCTTGGTATATGCAAAATGGCAAAATTGCACATCACTTTGGTTTTTGGGTTTAG
- a CDS encoding thiamine pyrophosphate-binding protein — MANRTGRFAIVEQLLADGIHYMFGNPGTVEQGFLDSLSDYYPEFKYIFALQETIAVGTADGYARATKQPTIVQLHSGVGLGNGIGMIYQAMRGHAPLVVIAGEAGIKYDAMDAQMAADLVSMTKPVTKWATRVVDPNSLLRVLRRGIKIAATPPMGPVFISLPMDILDAPNDEPVVPTSIPSTRVTPEPEELAQAASILAHASKPLIIMGDGVAFSDAQAELTRVAEIIGAQVWGADSSEPNMSATHPLYGGLLGHMFGEDSVRITSQADAVLITGTYVFPEVFPALGGNFAPGAKVIHIDLNTYEIAKNFPVDLGLLGDPKVSLAKLATTLEATMSSEQVAAANQRVVEITEAHKQGLAVQLSADLAVRNLAPIHMSRFAEELAAQLPKDALVFDEALTNSPELCRYLPPTTVGNYFQTRGGSLGVGIPGAIGAKLANPEKTVIGFTGDGGSMYTIQALWTAAHHEVDAKFVICNNHSYRILKFNIQHYWQEQQIADHNFPASFDICDPEIRFDELARSLGVPSVRVEQPEQISAAITQALQHKGPFLIDLVLTNEVPGHNTSIKCGQ; from the coding sequence ATGGCTAATAGAACCGGTCGTTTTGCGATCGTCGAACAACTTCTGGCTGATGGCATACACTATATGTTTGGCAACCCTGGCACTGTTGAGCAAGGGTTCCTAGATTCCCTGAGTGACTATTACCCAGAATTTAAATACATCTTTGCTCTGCAAGAAACAATTGCTGTCGGAACAGCCGATGGTTACGCTCGTGCTACTAAACAACCAACTATCGTGCAACTACATAGTGGTGTAGGTTTAGGCAATGGTATTGGTATGATCTACCAAGCTATGCGCGGTCATGCTCCTTTAGTCGTGATTGCTGGTGAAGCTGGCATCAAATACGATGCTATGGATGCCCAAATGGCTGCTGACCTAGTGAGTATGACAAAACCTGTGACCAAATGGGCAACCAGGGTGGTAGATCCTAACTCTTTACTACGGGTATTGCGACGAGGGATCAAAATTGCGGCTACACCTCCGATGGGACCTGTATTCATCTCGTTACCGATGGATATTCTGGATGCTCCTAATGATGAGCCAGTGGTTCCCACTTCTATTCCCTCAACGCGAGTTACTCCTGAACCTGAAGAACTAGCTCAAGCGGCATCGATATTAGCTCATGCCTCCAAACCATTAATTATTATGGGTGATGGTGTCGCTTTTTCGGATGCTCAAGCTGAGTTAACCCGTGTGGCAGAAATTATCGGCGCACAGGTTTGGGGTGCAGATTCATCTGAACCTAATATGAGTGCAACCCATCCTCTCTATGGAGGGTTGTTAGGTCATATGTTTGGGGAAGATAGCGTTCGGATCACCTCTCAAGCAGATGCAGTCTTAATTACTGGAACTTACGTATTTCCAGAGGTATTCCCAGCTTTGGGTGGCAATTTTGCTCCTGGAGCTAAGGTGATTCACATCGATTTGAATACCTACGAAATCGCGAAGAATTTCCCAGTAGATCTGGGACTGCTAGGAGATCCTAAAGTCAGCTTGGCTAAGCTAGCGACTACTTTGGAAGCAACCATGAGTAGCGAACAAGTAGCGGCAGCTAATCAGAGAGTTGTCGAGATTACGGAAGCTCATAAACAAGGATTAGCGGTTCAACTAAGTGCCGATCTGGCCGTTCGGAACTTAGCGCCGATCCATATGTCAAGGTTTGCTGAAGAGTTAGCGGCACAATTGCCTAAAGATGCGCTTGTTTTTGATGAAGCACTGACTAATTCTCCCGAACTGTGTCGATATTTGCCACCAACAACGGTGGGAAATTATTTCCAGACGCGGGGTGGTTCTTTGGGTGTGGGGATTCCAGGAGCCATTGGTGCCAAGCTGGCTAATCCTGAAAAAACTGTAATTGGATTTACAGGGGATGGCGGTAGTATGTACACGATTCAGGCGCTTTGGACTGCTGCTCATCACGAAGTCGATGCTAAATTTGTCATCTGCAACAATCACAGCTATCGGATCTTAAAATTCAATATCCAGCACTATTGGCAAGAACAGCAGATAGCAGACCATAATTTTCCCGCATCCTTCGATATCTGCGATCCAGAGATTCGGTTTGACGAGTTAGCGCGATCGCTCGGAGTCCCATCGGTTCGGGTAGAACAGCCAGAGCAAATCAGTGCAGCTATTACCCAAGCATTGCAGCACAAAGGTCCTTTCTTGATTGACTTAGTTCTCACCAATGAGGTGCCAGGTCACAATACCAGTATCAAATGCGGTCAATAA
- a CDS encoding type 1 glutamine amidotransferase domain-containing protein, which translates to MKKILTVLSEWGYWGEELVGPLETFDRAGYQVDFATPTGKRPVALPPSMDATFVDPPLGRPVVSSEMAEKVKQLEDPRNPRLDNPITLSAWLPDRPYWSVDKVIRAWEAYNRALDLIQKDLEQYDALLIVGGSGPIVDLANNHRVHDLILGFYQLGKPIAAECYGVACLAFARDFSDRQSLIWGKHVTGHCKEYDYLDGTGFVGSDINMGPPPYPLEYILRDATGPHGRYHGNFGKEISVIVDYPFITGRSTPDSYTTGQKLVEVLDKGLKRYGW; encoded by the coding sequence TGGTTATCAAGTTGATTTTGCCACTCCCACGGGAAAAAGACCAGTAGCACTACCTCCTAGCATGGATGCTACTTTCGTCGATCCACCCCTAGGGCGTCCAGTTGTCTCTTCTGAGATGGCTGAAAAAGTTAAGCAGTTGGAAGATCCTAGAAATCCTAGGCTGGACAACCCCATTACTTTATCAGCTTGGTTGCCAGATAGACCCTATTGGAGTGTAGATAAAGTCATTAGAGCCTGGGAAGCTTACAACCGAGCGCTCGATCTAATCCAAAAGGATTTAGAACAATACGATGCCTTGTTGATTGTTGGCGGTAGCGGTCCTATTGTCGATTTGGCGAATAATCATCGGGTTCACGACCTGATTTTAGGTTTTTACCAACTAGGTAAGCCAATTGCTGCCGAATGTTACGGTGTAGCTTGTCTGGCTTTTGCTCGCGATTTTAGCGATCGCCAAAGCCTGATCTGGGGAAAACACGTCACCGGTCATTGTAAGGAATATGACTACCTAGACGGCACTGGATTTGTCGGTTCTGACATTAATATGGGTCCGCCTCCTTATCCCCTAGAATACATCCTCCGAGATGCTACAGGACCTCATGGACGATACCACGGCAATTTTGGCAAAGAAATCTCTGTTATTGTGGACTATCCGTTTATTACAGGTCGCTCTACCCCAGATTCTTATACAACAGGACAGAAACTGGTGGAAGTTTTGGATAAAGGTCTGAAGCGTTACGGATGGTGA